ctacgaccctaaatcggcggatcggtatatatgacagctttatccaaatcagaaccgatttgtgccatattgcaaaggaATGTCGAGCGGCTTAAtttaactgactgtcccaagttttagcaaaatcggatgatgtgacttttatgggctcaagaccctaaatcggcggatcggtctatgtggcagctatattcaatcaattcatctgggccaaattgacgaaggatgccgactGGCCTAACGTTactcactgttcccaatttcaccaatatcggataataaatgtggcttttatgggccatagaccctaaatcggcggatcggtctatatggtagctatattcaaatctgaaccaatctgagtcaaattaaagaagattgttgaatggcctaacaaaactcactgtcccaaatttcagtaaaatcggatgataaatgtgacttttatgggcccaagaccctaactCAGCGGATCGGTTcatggggcagctatatccaaatctggaccgatatgggccaaattgaagaaggatatcgagtggcctaacgttattcacttttccaaatttcagcaaaatcggataataaatgaggcgtTTATTGGccatagaccctaaatcggcggatcgtctatatgggggttatatcaagtctatatgggggctatatcaagatatagtccgatattgcccatcttcgaacttaacctgcttatggacaaataaagaatctgtgcaaagtttcagctcaatatctcaatgttCAAAGACtgtagtgatttcaacagacagacggacaaacagacgggaagacggacggacagacggacggacagacggacggacagacggacggacagacggacggacagacggacagacggacggacagacggacggacagacggacggacagacggacggacagacaggcggacagacaggcggacagactgacaaacagacggatggacagacggacagatggacggacagacggacagacggacggacagacaaacggacggacggacagacagacggacagacggacggacaggcggacggacggacagacggacggacagacggacggacagacggacggacagacggacggacagacggacggacagacggacagacggacggacagacggacggacagacggacggacagacggacggacagacggacggacagacggacggacagacggacggacagacggacggacaggcggacggacggacggacggacagacggacggacagacggacggacagacggacggacagacggacggacaggcggacgaacggacggacagactgacggacagacggaccgacagatcggtttatatggcagctatatcaaaacatggaccgatatggcccatttacaataccaaccgacctacactaataagaagtatttgtgcaaaattttaagcggctagctttactccttcggaagttagcgtgctttcgacagacggacggacagacggacggacagacggacggacagacggacggacggacagacagaatgatagacggacagacggacggacaaacggacagacggatggacagactgatgaacaggcggacagacagacggacggacagatggacggacggacagacggacggacagacggacggacagacggacggacagacggacggataggcggacggacagacggacggacagacggacggacagacggacggacagacggacggacagacggaacgacaacggacgaacagacggacgctgatcaagaatatatgtaccttatagggtcagaaatggataattcgatgtgttgcaaacggaatgacaaaattaatatacccctatccatcagtggtgggtataaatagagAGGGacaaaggacagagccttgtgttACACCTGCGATTACACACATCATGATAGACCTGCGGTTGCACACATTGTCTCAAACCAGCACCTTTTTGACCGACCAAAACATCGCCTTACAGCCCaaagacttctttttattctagCACATTAAGATAAAAATGCATGGTCAATAATTTCAGTCGCATTTTCACGAATACCCCAGAAGTTCATATACATAGCAGCACTAgtagaaggatttttttataccctccaccatagaatggggggaaagcacgctaacttccgaaggagtaaagctagaagcttaaaattttgcacaaatacttcttattagtgtaggacggttggtattgtaaatgggcaatatcggtccatgatttgatatagctgctatataaaccgatcttgggtcttgatttcttgagcctctagaggtcgcaattcttatcccattgggatgaaattttgcacgacgtgttttgttatgacattcaacaactgtaccgagtatggttcaaatcggtccataacctgatatagctgccatataaaccgatcttgggtcttgacttcttgagcctctagagtgcgcaattcttatctcattgggatgaaattgtgcacgaagtattttgttataatatccaacaactgtgccaagtatggttcaaatcggtccataacctgatatagctgtcatataaaccgatcttgggtcttgacttcttgagcctctagaggtcgcaattctttttcgaattggctgacattttacacaggtctccaacatataatttaattgtggtccaaaccggaccatatcttgatatcgctctaatagcagagcaaatcttttcttatatccttttttgcctaagaagagatgccgggataagaactcgacaaatgcgatccatggtggagggtatataagattcggcccggccgaattagcACCCTTTAACTTGTTTTAGCATTAATTCTGAAAAGtattaagaatatattttttttgtttataagttACAACTCagttaaccggatccaaaggatggcttgtttgtgcaaaatttacctgttctgggtgccgggccacagagatatcccagggaattgtaaagcggacgagcttgcgagattaggaactacGCTTCTCATTCCAGGGATACAGGAGTCAGTGAGTATGCCTCtatcgacatgtaagctaagttttcaggaccaaccccaaaggacaacgaatgatagatgatcacacagagggggctgtgagcattccaaaactatgtggcctaatctagactcgaagaaatctaccgctttgctctcattggctagaacagatgtctcagtcattgtgttcttCATGACAGGTTattgtctaattggaaaacatgctgacagactgaaggttgccagtaacgacctttgcagaagctgtgaggacatcgaagaagaagagactatagaataccttctgtgtgtgtgtcacgCGCTGGCtgtaagaaggagttccactttagattctcatttcttggaGAACCTATTtgattcgcaagttattgggctttttaaagcaatctggatggttcaacggtaggaactagaaggtatcttccttcttctgttcctgtggtatcacaatggatgaaaacgtctaagtgagtctgatggcagaattTTTCCTTTTCAAGAACTGGAGGATGACAAAAAGATTGTCAGCTTTTATATGAGGCAACTTTTTCGGTCCGTTTTGGTATTTAAAACTGAAAACTGCTTGGTGAGGGTTAACAGTTCTTAGACATCTATCACTGCGTTTTTAAATGTTGTTAATTGTGTAAGTCGTCATATTTCAATGCAACAATTGCAGGGAATGACATTTGCACGCTATTCGCTTTTTTTGCATGCATGTCATTATCTATAGCTAGTTTAAAATCTGCTATCAGTTGTAAGATAGTCATCATTTTGTCTACACCTACTCACAATAAAAATGAGAATTCAGGAAATCTTTAGCTTCATACCGATAAGTGTTTTTCTATGCTTAAATTATTCAGCATTGAGGGCGGAGAGTGCAAAAATCTTGGCAGTGTTTCCATTTCCTGGACCTTCACAATATATTTTGGTTCAACCCTATCTGAAACAATTGGCCTCTAGGGGTCATGAGGTGACGGTGGTCAATGCATTTCCCCAGaaggaaaaagtgaaaaattttcGTGATGTGCCGGTGCTGGAGGTGCATGAGAACTATGCAGGTGAGAAGAGAGTGCTACGGAAAGTCTAAAAAgggtttttcattattttatttttttttttatttttttttgtggtttatcCTTTCAGCCGTCATAGCTGATATACAAGTTCAACGCAATGTTTGGCAGGATATGACATTTCTATCAGACTTTTTCAGCAATGTAACCGAGACGGCATTGAAAAATCCCGAAATGCAAACTTTGCTAAAGAACGAACATTTCGATTTGATCATATTGGAGGCCCTTCACACAGATGCCCTCTATAGTTTGGGCAGACATTTTGCAGCACCCATGATAGGCTCGTCCTCCTTTGGCACTGACATCATTATCGATGAGCTTATGGGCAATATCTCCCCTCTATCGTATGCACCTCAAACCACCATAGGCTATACGGATCATATGTCCTATAAGGAACGTTTGCATAATGCCTTCTCCCAACTGTTGGAGTTACTGCATCTCAGGTTGGTGCATTTGCCGCGTCAACGTCAAATATTGAAAAAGTATTTGCCTCACATAAGCGAAGATATATGGGATTTGAgaatgaatttttcattgaTGTTACTGAATCAGCATTTTTCCTTGAGTTTCCCCAGGCCCTATGTGCCCAATATGGTGGAAGTGGGTGGACTACAACTGCAACACTCTTCCAAACCCTTGCCCTTGGATATGCAGCAGTTTATAAACTCCAGTAATGAGGATGTCATATATTTCTCTATGGGCTCAAatttgaaatcgaaaaatttcccACCCAAGCAATTAAAAATGATCGTTGAGACATTTCGTAAGATTCCCTACAAAATCCTATGGAAATTTGAGGATCCCCAATTGGAGGGGAAACCCAAAAATGTCTTCATCAGTTCTTGGTATCCACAGCCGGATGTCCTGGCCCATCCTAGAGTGAAGCTCTTCATATCACATGGCGGTCTCTTGAGCACCACCGAATCTGTGTCACATGGTAAGCCCATGCTGGGTCTACCCATGTTCTACGATCAAATGATGAACATCGAAAAGGCCAAACAATCAGGTTTTGCTTTAAGCCTTGATTTTAACTCCATGGAAAGGCAGGACTTTGAGCAAAGTATTAGGGAAATGATGAGCAATCGGCGATATTCGAATAAGGCCAAAGAAATCTCTCGCCTGTATCATGATAAACCTATGAAAGCTATGGATTTGGCCATCTATTGGACAGAGTATGTTTTGCGCCATCATGGAGCTGTACATCTACAGAATCGAGCacagaaaatgaattttctacaaaaacacAGCATTGATACTCTGGGAGTTCTAATAGGGTGTGTTGTAGTTGTTCTAGTTTTAGTGGATATgattatttataatttatggaAGTTAGCTATGGGTGAAAGAGTGAAAAAGGAAAAGGTTCAATAGTTCATTCATTGGAAAGGAAAGCAAAATTAATGTGAAAAACGAAAAGTGGCCCAAATGAATCTCTGTACCAAATAATGAAGGGGCCAGCATGTTCATAtgaatattattgggttgcccaaaaagtaattggggatttttcatatagtcggcgttgacaaattttttcacagcttgtgactctgtaattgcattctttcttctgtcagttatcagctgttacttttagcttgctttagaaaaaagtgtaaaaaaagtatatttgattaatgttcattctaagttttattaaaaatgcatttactttttttaaaaaaatccgcaattactttttgggcaacccaattgttctaatattttttataaattctggtttgtgtttttactaaaaaatttttttttgttctgatttcaaataaattattcaaatttaaataattgcAGATATTTAGCCGTAGTTTGTTTTCTATAATTTGCTATTATTATAGTTTTTTGCTTTTCACAAGCAAAAATTCGCTGAAGTCATGCGGCAATgtgccaaacacacacacacaaaacgtTTGGACACTCAAATGTCTTTGTTGTCTCAGATACTTTTGATTATGATGATGCCTTATCATGCATTACAATCACGCAATTGGCTAGTTGTTCAAAACTACTTAGATATCTCTCTTTACTTGATTATCATAGCAATAATAGTTGATGTATATTTTCCCGTATTGTAGAAAAGTGATTAAGTCCATAAGTGTAAAATTAAGTCGGAGACATAAAACGGTTAGACAACTATTGAAAGATATTCACATACACATAAGACccatgtacagggtggctgatgaatattgctacaatgatgaatattgctacatttttttttcggtgtatggaatacatttttcttttattcatgttaaattaaattattaaattaattattaaattattattaattaaattaattaattaattaattaaattaattattaaattattattattaaatagaaaaaaagttattacatttttttttggtagcggctttcatcagccaccctgtatatccccctttttatagcggtGCTAATGCTACGACTTTCTCTATAATCACGAAGTAGAAGTCACATGTGTTGAACATTTTTATTCAGTTTATTATCCTCTTCAATGGGTAGACTTGTACCTTGACATTGATATTAAAGTGTtctattaacattttttttctcaattttgcaAATTAAATACTCAAGTGCTCTAGAGTCGACTATGCGAAAACAAAATCAACCAGCACATATGATTCACACACCCATGTGAGATATGATACTAGAAAGAAATTGAAATATACTAACATTTCACAGTGTTTGGAAATGAATAAGAAaactagtaacaagtaaaaaggcgttaagttcggccgggccgaactttggatacccaccacctcgggtatatatgtaaaccacctttcatcaaaattcggtgaaaatttcataccttatactcatatacctcataccgatctgaactatatacgacacggatgtcgaaaagccgaacataagtcactgtgtcaaatttcagtgaaatcggattataaatgcgccttttatggggctaagactttaaatcgagtttatcggtctacatggcagctatatccaaatctggaccgatttgggccaagttgcataaacatgtcgaagagccttacactaagcactgtcccaaatttcggcgaaatcggataataaatgcctcttttattggccctaaaccttaaatccagagatcggtctatatggcagctatattcaaatctggaccgatctgagcaaaattgaagaaatatgtcaaagggcctaacgcatctcactgtctcaaatttcagcgacatcggacaataaatgcgtctttcatggccccaaaacgtaaaacctagatatcggtctatatggcagctatatccaaatctggaccgatctgtgcgatattgcagaagtatgtcaaggggcttaacttaactcactgttccaaatttcggggacatcgggcaataaatgagcattttatgggcccaaaaccataaatcaagaaatcggtttatatggcagctatatccaaatttgaaccgatctggaccaaattgaagaaatatgtcaaagggcctaacgcatctcactgtcccaaatttcagcaaaatcggataatgaatgtggctattatgggccttacaccataaatcggaggatcgatctatatggcagctatatccaaatctggaccgatctgagccaaattaacgaaggatgtcgatgggcattACACAATTCGCTGCcccgaattttatcaaaatcggataataaatgtggcttttgtgggcctaagaccctaaaccggaggatcggtctatatggcagctatatccaaatctgaaccgatctggaccaaattaaagaaacatgtcaaagggcctaagacaactcactgtcccaaatttcagcgaaatcggataataaatgtggcttttatgggccttagaccctaaatcggaggatcggtctatatggcagctatatccaaatctggaccgatctgagccaaattgacaaagaatgtcgaagggcctaacacaactcactgtcccaaatttcaacaaaatcggataataaatgtggcttctatgggcctaagaccctaaatcggcggatcggtctatatgggggctatatcaagatatagtccgatatagcccatcttcgaacttaacctgcttatggacaaaaaaagaatctgtgcaaaatttcaactcaatatctctatttttaaagactgtagcgtgatttcaacagacagacggacagacggacagacggacggacatgtctagatcgtcttagatttttacgctgatcaagaatatatatactttatagggtcggaaatggatatttcgatgtgttgcaaacggaatgacaaaatgaatatacccccatccgtcggtggtgggtataaaaaggcgtcatcgaggaaagcgttctacaaaattttggcaagatgggcgCTTGCTGTGagtctagaagttaaaatcgggcgatgtatatatatgggagctatatctaaatctgaaccggtttcgaGCAAATTTCTAAGATACTGtaacagtcgtcgaggaaagcgttgtacgaattTTCGGGATGATGGGTGAATAAATGCGCTAgcagtgactctaggagtgaaaatcgggcgatttatatatatatatatatgagagctttatataaatctgaaccgatttccatgaaattcgtcAGTAACTTTGAGagtaataaaaaaatcctttctgccaatcctttcgacgaacagacggaaatacggacagacagacagacagacggacggccggacggacagacagacggacagacagacggacagacagacggacagacagacggacagacagacggacagacagacggacagacggacagacggacagacggacagacggacatacagacggacagacagacggacagacagacagacagacagacagacggacagacagacatacggacggacaaacagacgaacagacagacagacagacagacagacggacagacagacgaaaagacacacggacaaacagacacacggagagacagacgtacagatacacggacagacagacagacggacagacagacggacagacagacggacagacagacggacagacagacggacagacagacggacagatagacggacagacagacggacagacagacggacagacagacggacagacagacggacagacagacggacagacagacggacagacagacagacggacagacagacggacagacagacggacagacagacggacagatggacaggcagacatacagacggaaagacggacagacagacagacggacagacagatggacaggcagacagacggacagacagacggacagacagacggacagacagacggacagacagacggacagacagacggacagacagacggacagacagacggacagacagacggacagacagacggacagacagacggacagacagacggacagacagacggacagacagacggacagacag
This Stomoxys calcitrans chromosome 2, idStoCalc2.1, whole genome shotgun sequence DNA region includes the following protein-coding sequences:
- the LOC106088259 gene encoding UDP-glucosyltransferase 2, with protein sequence MRIQEIFSFIPISVFLCLNYSALRAESAKILAVFPFPGPSQYILVQPYLKQLASRGHEVTVVNAFPQKEKVKNFRDVPVLEVHENYAAVIADIQVQRNVWQDMTFLSDFFSNVTETALKNPEMQTLLKNEHFDLIILEALHTDALYSLGRHFAAPMIGSSSFGTDIIIDELMGNISPLSYAPQTTIGYTDHMSYKERLHNAFSQLLELLHLRLVHLPRQRQILKKYLPHISEDIWDLRMNFSLMLLNQHFSLSFPRPYVPNMVEVGGLQLQHSSKPLPLDMQQFINSSNEDVIYFSMGSNLKSKNFPPKQLKMIVETFRKIPYKILWKFEDPQLEGKPKNVFISSWYPQPDVLAHPRVKLFISHGGLLSTTESVSHGKPMLGLPMFYDQMMNIEKAKQSGFALSLDFNSMERQDFEQSIREMMSNRRYSNKAKEISRLYHDKPMKAMDLAIYWTEYVLRHHGAVHLQNRAQKMNFLQKHSIDTLGVLIGCVVVVLVLVDMIIYNLWKLAMGERVKKEKVQ